Genomic DNA from Haloplanus aerogenes:
GGCCGGGCCACGGATCGCGATTACATTCAGGGTCGTGCACTCCTGGTGCTGGTGCGATCGCTGTTCACCAAGTTCGGCTGGGCGGATGCCGAGGAGGGCGAGCTGGTCACGTGGGACGAGCTGTTCGACCTCCTCGTCGAGGAGACGACCTACGTCCCACTGTGGGTCCAGGAGATGCTCGAGAACACGCTGATTCCGACGTTCGATGGGAACGAAGGCGCGTGGGAAGTTCGTGTGTCGAAGGCACTGTACCTCCTGAACCAGACGCCCGCTGTCCCAGCGACGCCGGAGAATCTGGGGCGACTGATGCTCGCTGACGTCGACGCGTCGGTCGATAGCGCAGTCGAGGAGACACAGTCTGCGCTGAACACGCTCGTCGACAAGCGCAAGGTGCTCACGGAGACCAACGACAAGGGCGACGAGGTGTACACGCTAGTCTCCGAGGAACAGGAGAGTGTCCTCAGCCGAGCGCAGACGAAGGCCGAGCAGATCTCGCCACACCAGCTCTCCGCCTGGCTCGAGACCCGACTTCGAGAGACCGACGACTTCTTCCGGAGTGACGGCACGCTTCACGACGCCGATATCGGGGACGAGCGCCTCGTCCCGCTTCGGTACGAGTACTCTATCCTCGATCCGGTCGACCGAGCACCAAAGACCGAGTACGACGCGGTTCGAGTTCGTGTCCTTGCAGACGACCCAGAGACCGTTACGGAGCAGGTCGAGACCTGGCAGGACGTGAACGACGGCCGAGACGGTGGTGAACACATCCTCATCTCGATCGACGTCCCGGAATCGACGCTGGACCGAATTCGGAACGTCATCGGGATGAGTCAGGTGCTCGAGGAGGAAACGGAGAGTCACGAGGAACTAGAGCGCGAGCACCGGACGGACAAGCGACGGCTGGAATCGTCCGTCAGCGACCTGCTGGAGAACGCGTCAGTCTACACGGTTCACGACTACGAGGGAGAACGACCTACCGTCCTCGGCGAGGTCGTCGAAGCGCAGGTACAGGCGGTCTTCGGTTCGACCCGAAAAGTGCTCTCGCGCCCGCTCGTCGAGGTCGACGACGCGAAGGAGCTGGCGCAATTCTTCCGGGGCAGCGGTAGCTGGCCGCTCGCCGACGCCGACGCCGTGATGCTGGGTGTGGATACCTCGACCGCATCGATCGCGGATACCGGCTGGTGTCGGGCGTTCATCGACGAGTACGAGTCGAAGACCGCTGTGGACGTCGAGACGTTGCTCCAGCAGACACGGACGGCGAACGGCGACTACCGGGGGACGCCACAGGAGTCGATTGCGGCGTTGCTCATCACACTGGCCACCTCGAACGAGACGGTCGCACTCAAGCAGGACACGGACTACGTGACCGATCCTGCGGCGATCGGTCGGCAGGTCCGGACGAAGGGTGGGCTCACCTCGCTCCAGGTGCGGTTTGGCGTCGACACGGTCGATCCCAAAGCGATTCGCAACGTGGTGTCGACGGTCCTCGGTGACGACCCCGAGGGCAACGACCCCGACGCGTGGGTGGCCGAACTCGGATCGTGGGTCGCCGACAACAGTATGCTCGTCAGGCGGACGTTCAAGGGTGTTTCACGGGAGTTCGACGTGTCTCTGGATGCCCTCGAAAGTGTGCTGTCACCAGCGTACAGTGGTGACGATATCACCACGGCAGAGCTGGTCACGGACGGCGTTCAGTCGGAGGCGGAGACGTTCGCGGATGCACGCGAACTCTTCGCCGCAGGAGACGGCGGGGAAACACTCTGGGACCAGTTCACCGCCGAGACCGAACTGCTGGAGGAGTGGTATCCCGGCGCGACGATCACCAGCCGAATGCAGACGACTGCGGAGAGCGGCTCTGTTCCGACGAAGACGACCGTGGCCTCGCGACTCGCGGATGCAACCGGTCATCGGGTCGACGAACTCTCGACGCAGTACCGTCGGGTGACTGGCGAGTCCGCCGACTCGACAGACCCGGACGAGATCTGTACGGAGCTGACCGAGTGGCTTCGCGAGAACGAGTCGACGGTCGACACGCTGCTCGACGATGCCACGGCTACGTTCGGTGGTGTGTCCTTCGAGGAGCTGGAGTCGGTTTTCGAAGTCGCATGGACCGATCGGCTGATCGGAGAGCCCGAACTCGTCGACCCGGTGGTCACACAGCAGGCCACGGCGTACGAGCAGGCCCGAGAGATACTTCGGGGCGACCCGAGCCCGTGGGCGCAGTTAGAAGCCAGAGCGGAGACGCTCCGTGCCGACCATCCAGAATCGCCGACGACGAAGGCCATCGACTCGACGCTGGGTGCAGCACGGCCGGTCTCACTCGAGGAAGTTCGACGACTCCTCGCCATGCCGGTTATCGGTGGGGACGACATCTGGACGGAACTCCAACGTGTCGCCGAAGAGCTCCGGCAGGAGCTTCCGAACGCCGACGTCACTGACGACGTGACGGGGGTAGTCGACGCGGACGACCGGCCGACCGACGAACGAGCGACGGAACTTCTGGACGAGTCCGAGAAACTGCTGGCCCGAATCCGCGAGGTCAGAGCGGCACTGGACGACGTCGACGACGGCGATATCGTATTGATCGAAGAGTAGCTATCAGGAGACGAAACCCGTCGGCAACATTAAAGACGCTCCTGTCAGTCGGTGTTAGCATACTGGATTACGTTCGATGGCAGGCGATTCACTCTCTCGACGGAAGGCACAACTGGACAAGGCCGAACGTGAACATCTCGAAGATGTCGTCGAAGCTCTCCGCGAGCGCGTCGAGGACAACGTCCGATATCAACTGACACAGAAGGGACTGGACGACGAGCCGGAGAATCCGGACGAGTTGGACGACGATATCCAGCACCTCGTCGAGGCGATCGACCTCGAAGCCGTCGACGGTCACACGTGGGACGAGGCGGTCGAGCAGTACGTCACGGGTGTCGGGTACACCATCGTCAACCGTCTCGCCGCGCTGCGCTGTATGGAGGTGCGTGACTTCGTCGACGAGGAGGTCACCGTCTTCAAAGAGAACGGCCTGACGCCTGCCGCCGAGACGCTCGTCCACGAGAAGTTCTTGCTGGAGGACGAGGCGATTCTGGAAGCGTACCACAACGCCTGTGAGAGACTGGCCGACGAGATCGAGATCCTGTTCGACCCAGAGTCGGCGTACAGCCAACTCGATCCCGACGACGACACGTTCGAAGCACTCTGTCGGATGCTCGACGAGGTGCCTGACGAAGTATGGCGTGCAGACGACGTGCTGGGGTGGGTCTACGAGTACTACAACACCAAACTACTCGACGACCTTCGACGGAAGGGTGACAGAGTTGGCCTCGATCCCGAGGACGTTCCACCGGCGAACCAGTTCTACACGCCGCACTGGGTCGTGCGGATGCTCACCGACAACTCGCTCGGGAAGCTCTACCTCGAACACACCGGCGAGTTGCAGGACGTCGTCGAAGCGCAGGAAGCGTTCTCCCCGGACGAGCGCAAGAACCGACCACTCTCTCCCGACGAGTCACCCGATATCGCCGATTTCTGCACCTATCTCGTTCCCTCCGAGGAGGAGGGCGAACCGACCGACTTCGACCACCCCGACGAACTGCGCGTCATCGACCCCGCCTGTGGGAGTGGCCACTTCCTGCTGTATGCCTTCGACGTGCTGGAGCGCATCTGGCGGGCCGAGACGGACCGCCCCGAGGCGGAGATTCCGCGGCAGATTCTCCAGCACAATCTCTACGGCGTCGACCTGGATATGCGGGCCTGCCAGCTCGCGGCCTTCAATCTGTATCTGAAGGGCCGGACCCGAGCCGAGGCGGAGGGTGCGGACGGGTTCGACATGCCCGAGGTCGGCATCGTCTGTGCGGACGCGAAGGTGGCCGAGATCGACGGCGTCGAGGCAGTGTTCGACGAGGTGGCTGGCGACGATCCGCAGGTCGAGAACGCGCTCCGGCGGATTCTCGACGCGTTCGAGGAGGTTCACGGTCTCGGGAGTCTGCTCGACGTGCGCGGGACGCTCGGTGATCTGTTCGAGGACGACAGCGATGTCGGGGGCACGCAACTCACGCTGGGCGACGACCCGCGGGAGAGCCACACGCTGGGGCAGGTGCTGCACAGTCTGCGCGAGGCCGTGGACGAACACCGGGAGTCGGATTCGTTTCTGGCGCAGGATCTGCGGAGCTTCGTGCGATTGCTGGATATTCTGGCCCAGGACTACGACGTGGCGTTGATGAATCCGCCGTATGGCTCAAATCTCAGAATGCCTGAACAGGTTCAAGAATACACAAAATCCAAATTTGACTACCCGTCGGAATTTTATATCAATTTTTTTGAAGTCTGTGATCAGGTTGCCAAACCTAGTGGTCGAATCGGAATGCTCGTTCCTCGATCGTTCATGTTCAAGTCGAGTTTCAGGCAATTCCGAGAGGACTTCATAGGGGAATACGGAGAATTCGACTTCCTAGCGGAGTTCGGAATTGGAATACTAGATAATGCAACGGTACGAACCGTTGGAACGGTCGTAAGATCGTCCGAGAAGGGCGCTAGTAAAGGTCGATTCATCCGACTACACGATATCGATGCCGGTAAGAAGGAAGGTATCTATTCGAAAGTCCTTAGTGAAGAGACAGACGGTGTGAAGCGGTTCTACGAAGTGCATCTGGCCGAGTTCAAGCGAATCCCCGGATCTCCACTAAGCTACTACATCCCTCATGAGATCCGTCAGTATCATCAGTCAGATGTGAAGATAGATTCATCTCATGGAGAACTTGATGCTGATTCGCTCGCTTATGCAAGGCAGGGATTGACTACTGCGAATGATGACCGATTTCTTCGCGATCACTGGGAAGTGACTGATTCTTTGTTCCACCCGATTGCGACAGGAGGATCTAACGCTTGGATTCTTCCGAGTGTGACAGAGAAGGTCGCTTGGGGCGAGAAAGGAGAGCAAATAAAACGGTCTCCCGGTTCATTCCGAACCCGAAACGAGGATCATTACGGAAAGCCGGGACTCACTTGGACATACATAAAGTCCACTGGACGTAGATTCGGATACTTCCCTAAGAACGGAGTATATAGTAATACCGGGTTCATGCTGGTCCCGAGAGAGAATAAGTCTCTGTGGAAGATTTTGGCAGTTCTTAATTCAGACTTCTATCATGAGATTTTCCTATCTCTCAGTACTGAACGAAACTGGGACGCGGGAATCGTAGGGAGCGCACCATGGATTGACGCTACATACTCCATCGACTTGCTTGAGGAACTGGTACAAGAACAGTATGAGTGCGTAGTATCTCTCCGAAGCAGGGACCCAAAGAGTCCTTACTACATGAGCCCCAGCCTCATTTCTGGTGAGTGTGATTCCAGTTTCTACTACGATCACGATCATATCAATCTCCTCCCTGATTGGGTAGATGTCCGCTTAGATTCGGGAATTAAAACAGCATCTATTGCAACGACTGCTCGACAAGAAGAAGTTAGAAAGAGAAAACTACAGCAGCGGTTGGAAGAAATATCTGAAAGAATAGACAGCCTTCTGTACGATGAGCTGGATATATCCGAAAATGTTCAGGAGCAAATACGTCAAGAGATCTTCCTCCGAACTGCCGAAAACCCTGACGACCGGAAGGTACCTGATCCCGAATCGGTTCCCAAAGTTCCAGACAATATCGGTGAGCAAGTCAGAGACCTCGTTCATCATTTCGCGATGGAAGCTGTCCGCAAGGAGGCCGACGGCATCATCCCTCTCCACAGCACCAACAGCCAACTCGATATGCTCAACCGCATCATTGCGCAGTTCGAGAATGTCTACGGCGAGTACGCCGAGGACCGCCTCGTCGAGGTCGACGAAATCCTCGGCGCCCAGTCCGCCGCCGAGGAGGCCTACCCCAACCTCCGGTCGTTCGTCGAGAACGACCTGTTCGACTACCACGTGAGCCGGATGGAGAACACACCGATCCTCTGGAAGCTCACCACAGAGCGCCTCGTCTCCGACTCGGCGGGCGAGGGCTTCGCCTGCTTCGTCGACTACCACAGCCTCGATTCGGGGCTCCTGGACCGACTCGCCAATCAGTACCTCGAACCGCGGAAGGCCGAACTTCGGGAACGCCGGTCGGCGGCGAACCGCCGCCGGAGCGACGAATCCCTCTCGACGAGTGAGCAGGCCGAAGCCGCCGAGCAGTACGAGCGCTGTGCGAGCGGACTCAACCAGATCAGCGTCTTCGAGGACGTGCTTCAGGACCTGGGTCGCACCGACGCGCGCGACTTCGACGACGAGGATCGACAACTCGTCGAGGAACTCGCTCCGAAGGTCGCCACCTTCCGCGAGGAGACCCGCGAGCGCGTGGAGACGCTGGCGGAACTGCGGGAGCGCAACAGCGAGGAGTGGTTTCAGGACACCTTCTCGGACAACTTCTGGAACGCCGTCGACGAGTGGCGCGAG
This window encodes:
- the pglX gene encoding BREX-5 system adenine-specific DNA-methyltransferase PglX, translating into MAGDSLSRRKAQLDKAEREHLEDVVEALRERVEDNVRYQLTQKGLDDEPENPDELDDDIQHLVEAIDLEAVDGHTWDEAVEQYVTGVGYTIVNRLAALRCMEVRDFVDEEVTVFKENGLTPAAETLVHEKFLLEDEAILEAYHNACERLADEIEILFDPESAYSQLDPDDDTFEALCRMLDEVPDEVWRADDVLGWVYEYYNTKLLDDLRRKGDRVGLDPEDVPPANQFYTPHWVVRMLTDNSLGKLYLEHTGELQDVVEAQEAFSPDERKNRPLSPDESPDIADFCTYLVPSEEEGEPTDFDHPDELRVIDPACGSGHFLLYAFDVLERIWRAETDRPEAEIPRQILQHNLYGVDLDMRACQLAAFNLYLKGRTRAEAEGADGFDMPEVGIVCADAKVAEIDGVEAVFDEVAGDDPQVENALRRILDAFEEVHGLGSLLDVRGTLGDLFEDDSDVGGTQLTLGDDPRESHTLGQVLHSLREAVDEHRESDSFLAQDLRSFVRLLDILAQDYDVALMNPPYGSNLRMPEQVQEYTKSKFDYPSEFYINFFEVCDQVAKPSGRIGMLVPRSFMFKSSFRQFREDFIGEYGEFDFLAEFGIGILDNATVRTVGTVVRSSEKGASKGRFIRLHDIDAGKKEGIYSKVLSEETDGVKRFYEVHLAEFKRIPGSPLSYYIPHEIRQYHQSDVKIDSSHGELDADSLAYARQGLTTANDDRFLRDHWEVTDSLFHPIATGGSNAWILPSVTEKVAWGEKGEQIKRSPGSFRTRNEDHYGKPGLTWTYIKSTGRRFGYFPKNGVYSNTGFMLVPRENKSLWKILAVLNSDFYHEIFLSLSTERNWDAGIVGSAPWIDATYSIDLLEELVQEQYECVVSLRSRDPKSPYYMSPSLISGECDSSFYYDHDHINLLPDWVDVRLDSGIKTASIATTARQEEVRKRKLQQRLEEISERIDSLLYDELDISENVQEQIRQEIFLRTAENPDDRKVPDPESVPKVPDNIGEQVRDLVHHFAMEAVRKEADGIIPLHSTNSQLDMLNRIIAQFENVYGEYAEDRLVEVDEILGAQSAAEEAYPNLRSFVENDLFDYHVSRMENTPILWKLTTERLVSDSAGEGFACFVDYHSLDSGLLDRLANQYLEPRKAELRERRSAANRRRSDESLSTSEQAEAAEQYERCASGLNQISVFEDVLQDLGRTDARDFDDEDRQLVEELAPKVATFREETRERVETLAELRERNSEEWFQDTFSDNFWNAVDEWREEWLDALDELERACEAYAKPADESVEAHLADLFDYFNWRLKGSDHYSSTGILFMTYYFEREGADLLDDDGQPFETLTDDERLLASLATGLDDPSIVDAEFLEAMADDERVEQVDDLPPLEEFKALAAEIDDRCQTIDERIPSDWTDRALSEITTEGYQPNHKHGVEINITPLARAEIVPKTVEDDVL